In Caminicella sporogenes DSM 14501, a single window of DNA contains:
- the alr gene encoding alanine racemase translates to MIKELRPVWVEVNLDNLAHNIREVKKIIKPGVLVTAVLKADAYGHGASYIGQTLLENGADRFAVATLSEAIQLRKKYKDVPILILGYTPNESAEDVIRFNIIQTIYSYKQAKFFSDKAKELGKTVMLHVKIDTGMNRLGFQPSEKSIEEIKKIVNLPNIFIEGIFTHFAVADEEDKEFTYEQVKKFNYVVDELEKEGIKIPIKHVSNSAAIIDLPELNYDMVRAGIMLYGLYPSNEVNKKRVNLKPVMSLKTRVAHVKDVKAGIGISYGLIYKTDKESRIATLPIGYADGFTRMLTGKAQVLVKGNKVPVVGRICMDQCMIDVTGLDVKVGDEIIIFGSDGGDSISVDDIAKKLGTINYEVVCMISKRVPRVYIKDKKIAKKVDYVLNL, encoded by the coding sequence ATGATAAAGGAGTTAAGACCGGTATGGGTGGAGGTAAATTTAGATAATTTAGCCCATAATATTAGGGAAGTAAAAAAAATTATAAAACCGGGTGTTTTAGTAACTGCTGTTTTAAAAGCAGATGCTTATGGACATGGAGCATCTTATATAGGGCAAACTCTTCTTGAAAATGGAGCAGACAGATTTGCAGTAGCAACGCTTTCAGAAGCTATACAGCTTAGAAAAAAATATAAAGATGTACCAATTTTAATATTAGGTTATACTCCAAATGAAAGTGCAGAAGATGTAATAAGATTTAATATAATTCAAACGATTTATTCATATAAACAAGCTAAGTTTTTTTCTGATAAAGCAAAGGAATTAGGAAAAACTGTAATGTTGCATGTAAAGATAGATACAGGTATGAACAGATTAGGTTTTCAGCCAAGTGAAAAATCTATAGAGGAGATAAAAAAGATAGTTAATCTTCCAAATATTTTTATAGAGGGTATATTTACACATTTTGCAGTTGCAGATGAAGAAGATAAAGAATTTACTTATGAACAAGTCAAAAAATTTAATTATGTTGTAGATGAATTGGAAAAAGAAGGTATTAAGATACCAATTAAACATGTTTCTAATAGTGCTGCAATAATAGATTTACCAGAATTAAATTATGATATGGTTAGAGCAGGAATAATGCTTTATGGATTATATCCTTCTAATGAAGTAAATAAGAAAAGAGTAAACTTAAAGCCAGTTATGTCTTTAAAGACAAGAGTAGCTCATGTAAAAGATGTCAAAGCGGGAATTGGAATAAGTTATGGACTTATATATAAGACTGATAAAGAATCTAGAATAGCTACACTGCCTATAGGTTATGCTGATGGATTTACTAGGATGTTAACAGGTAAGGCACAAGTTTTAGTTAAAGGAAATAAAGTTCCTGTAGTTGGTAGAATTTGCATGGATCAATGTATGATTGATGTTACAGGTTTAGATGTAAAAGTTGGAGATGAAATAATAATATTTGGAAGTGATGGTGGAGATTCTATTTCTGTAGATGATATAGCTAAAAAATTAGGTACTATTAATTATGAAGTAGTTTGCATGATTAGTAAAAGAGTACCAAGAGTATATATTAAAGATAAAAAGATAGCAAAAAAAGTAGACTATGTTTTGAACTTATAA
- a CDS encoding CopG family ribbon-helix-helix protein, protein MAESRRIMVCVPDSLLQEVDYIVKLENKNRSEFIREAMKLYLRERKKMDIREAMKIGYQEMASINLVYAEMGMDIDMDCLKRYEAQLAAECE, encoded by the coding sequence ATGGCCGAATCTAGAAGAATAATGGTATGTGTTCCTGATTCTTTACTTCAAGAAGTTGATTACATAGTAAAATTAGAAAATAAAAATAGAAGTGAGTTTATAAGAGAGGCCATGAAATTGTACTTAAGGGAGAGGAAAAAGATGGATATAAGAGAAGCAATGAAAATAGGTTATCAAGAAATGGCATCAATAAATTTAGTATATGCTGAAATGGGTATGGATATAGATATGGACTGTCTTAAAAGATATGAGGCACAATTGGCTGCGGAGTGTGAGTAG
- a CDS encoding type II toxin-antitoxin system PemK/MazF family toxin — protein sequence MLIKRGDVFYADLSPVIGSEQGGVRPVLVIQNDIGNKYSPTVIIAAITSQINKAKLPTHVELNGLKNGLPKDSVILLEQVRTIDKRRFIEKICRLDEDIMKKVNEALMISLGLVDI from the coding sequence TTGTTAATTAAAAGAGGAGACGTTTTTTATGCAGATTTGAGTCCTGTAATTGGCTCGGAACAAGGTGGTGTACGACCTGTATTAGTTATACAAAATGATATAGGAAATAAATATAGTCCAACTGTTATAATTGCAGCAATTACTTCGCAGATTAATAAGGCTAAATTACCAACGCATGTAGAACTAAATGGATTGAAAAATGGACTACCAAAAGATTCTGTTATTCTTTTAGAACAAGTTAGAACTATAGATAAGAGAAGATTTATTGAGAAAATTTGTAGGCTTGATGAAGATATAATGAAAAAAGTTAATGAAGCATTGATGATAAGTCTTGGACTTGTTGATATATAA
- the murJ gene encoding murein biosynthesis integral membrane protein MurJ, whose amino-acid sequence MVKRQSTINTVILVIGLTIISKLFGSIREILIGSRFGTTLEADSYYLAYKVTALVFMSIGSAITATMIPIIVKYISKGDKERAYQFANKIFTILIGIALLLITFGILLSPYYTRYIAIGFEGYKYNLTVSLIKIMFPILGCIFITYVFVSILQSFGKFSITSILSIPFNIIIICYLIFFSSKYGIKGLAVATLIGWIMQFLIQVPYLLKKGFKLKIIFDFNDEDVKSFFKLILPTLLATTVYTVNILVDSSLASTLSDGKVAALNYAYMIYSSIATTTIYGISTVLFPKFAQSSSLQSYDKFKREINSTIKVLFFILIPMAAGLIVLSRPIVEIAFRRGAFDERAVILTKTALIYYSIGMIGFGLQEIFNKSFFALKDTKTPMKFGMISVGINIVLNIILVRIMDLGGLALATSIATVSNGIMLYISLMKKVGKFDNKDIIKQIFKVLISVLIMSLMVSFSYNILIFRLNGTSILINKGISLITSVFVGIFTYILMTIFLRINETKYLIDNYVMIFLKKDKR is encoded by the coding sequence ATGGTAAAAAGACAGAGTACTATAAATACAGTTATATTAGTAATAGGTCTTACCATAATATCGAAATTATTTGGTTCAATAAGAGAAATATTAATAGGAAGCAGATTTGGAACAACTCTTGAAGCCGATTCATATTATTTAGCTTACAAAGTAACTGCGTTGGTATTTATGAGTATAGGAAGTGCTATAACTGCTACTATGATTCCAATAATAGTCAAATATATATCTAAAGGTGATAAAGAAAGAGCATATCAGTTTGCAAATAAAATTTTTACTATTTTAATAGGAATAGCTTTATTATTAATTACATTTGGCATTTTATTATCACCTTATTATACTAGGTATATAGCTATAGGTTTTGAAGGCTACAAGTATAACCTTACAGTATCTTTGATAAAGATAATGTTTCCAATTTTGGGCTGTATATTTATTACTTATGTGTTTGTATCTATTTTACAATCGTTTGGAAAGTTTTCCATTACTTCGATATTGAGTATACCATTTAATATAATTATAATTTGCTATTTGATATTTTTTTCTTCTAAATACGGAATAAAAGGACTTGCAGTAGCAACTTTAATAGGATGGATAATGCAATTTTTAATACAAGTACCATATCTTTTAAAGAAAGGTTTTAAATTAAAAATCATTTTTGATTTTAATGACGAAGATGTTAAAAGTTTTTTTAAACTGATACTGCCTACACTATTAGCTACGACAGTTTATACTGTAAATATTTTAGTTGATTCAAGTTTGGCATCTACACTGTCTGACGGAAAAGTTGCTGCATTAAATTATGCTTATATGATTTATTCTTCAATAGCTACAACAACCATATATGGTATAAGTACGGTTTTATTTCCAAAATTTGCACAAAGCAGTAGTTTACAGAGTTATGATAAATTTAAAAGAGAAATAAATTCTACAATAAAAGTTTTATTTTTTATTCTTATTCCTATGGCTGCTGGACTCATAGTTCTTAGCAGACCTATAGTAGAAATAGCTTTTAGAAGAGGAGCTTTTGATGAAAGAGCTGTTATTTTGACTAAAACAGCCTTAATTTATTATTCTATAGGTATGATAGGTTTTGGACTTCAAGAAATTTTTAACAAAAGTTTTTTTGCATTGAAAGATACTAAAACTCCAATGAAATTTGGAATGATAAGTGTTGGTATAAATATTGTATTAAATATAATTTTAGTTAGAATAATGGATTTAGGTGGATTAGCATTAGCTACTTCTATAGCAACAGTTTCAAATGGTATAATGCTATATATTAGTTTGATGAAAAAGGTTGGAAAGTTTGACAACAAAGATATAATAAAACAAATATTTAAAGTTTTGATAAGTGTATTAATAATGAGTTTAATGGTTTCTTTTTCATATAATATTTTAATTTTTAGATTAAATGGAACTTCTATTTTGATTAATAAAGGAATATCTCTAATTACTTCTGTGTTTGTTGGAATTTTTACATACATTTTAATGACTATTTTTTTAAGAATAAATGAAACGAAGTATTTAATAGATAATTATGTTATGATTTTTTTAAAGAAAGACAAGAGGTGA
- a CDS encoding glycosyltransferase yields MKKEVVIFSLLNWESKLLHRSHMLAKYFQKAGFKVIYIQKENVHETFRLSFKPKVKKDKEITIMSLPALPYLKGKISYIYKLNDIILTKQLTKIFKLFDDPFIILESPYWIRAVISSRGNKGIVCYDISDDFSQFATNEKWKSKLLEYEEETIQKSDYIFVTASELKNKVKDKKVFLIENGVDLDGFQDAKNILAHDYKKPICGFIGGLFEWVNFELIEKCAKSYPNYDFVLIGPTDRKEKIGELCRISNIHYLGEKDKKDIGDYFKSLDMGIIPFVSEDVYPRLKTVNSNKVFQYCYFGYPIVSTNFGQVRDLNDIIDVADTDEEFISKLGIAMEKNNENLEEKRRKFAIDNSWEQRIKQMIAAVFEK; encoded by the coding sequence ATGAAAAAAGAGGTTGTTATATTTTCCCTATTGAATTGGGAAAGTAAATTGCTACATAGGTCGCATATGCTTGCAAAATATTTTCAAAAAGCAGGATTTAAAGTTATATATATACAAAAAGAAAATGTACACGAAACATTTCGATTAAGTTTTAAGCCTAAAGTAAAAAAAGATAAAGAAATTACTATTATGAGTTTGCCAGCACTTCCATATTTAAAAGGAAAAATATCTTATATATATAAACTGAACGATATTATTTTAACTAAACAGTTGACAAAGATATTTAAACTTTTTGATGACCCTTTTATTATTCTTGAATCACCTTATTGGATTAGAGCTGTAATAAGCAGTAGGGGGAATAAAGGAATAGTTTGTTATGATATAAGCGATGATTTTAGTCAATTTGCTACTAATGAAAAGTGGAAAAGTAAACTTTTAGAGTATGAAGAAGAAACAATTCAAAAGTCAGATTATATATTTGTTACAGCTAGTGAGTTGAAAAATAAGGTAAAAGATAAAAAAGTATTTTTGATAGAAAATGGAGTCGATTTAGATGGATTTCAGGATGCAAAAAATATACTAGCACATGATTATAAAAAACCTATATGTGGATTTATAGGAGGACTTTTTGAATGGGTAAACTTTGAACTTATAGAAAAGTGTGCTAAAAGTTATCCGAATTATGATTTTGTACTTATTGGACCGACTGATAGAAAAGAAAAAATAGGTGAATTATGTAGGATATCTAATATTCATTATTTAGGAGAAAAAGATAAAAAAGATATAGGAGATTACTTTAAAAGTCTTGATATGGGAATTATACCTTTTGTATCAGAAGATGTGTATCCTAGATTAAAGACTGTAAACTCAAATAAAGTATTTCAATACTGTTATTTTGGGTATCCTATTGTCTCGACAAATTTTGGACAAGTTAGGGATTTAAATGATATTATTGATGTAGCTGATACTGACGAAGAATTTATTTCTAAATTAGGGATAGCTATGGAAAAAAACAATGAAAATTTGGAAGAAAAGAGAAGAAAATTTGCAATAGATAATTCATGGGAACAGAGAATTAAACAAATGATTGCAGCTGTTTTTGAAAAATAA
- a CDS encoding glycosyltransferase, with product MKVLHLISGGDTGGAKTHVINLLKELQKHIDIELICFLEGDFSKEARKQGINIKVYEQKSRLDFSAVKKLINTINSEKFDIIHSHGARANFISLLIKLFLRKTVITTIHSDYRLDDFIGSHLKNVIFRNINAFSLRFMDYYIGVSDNFKEMLISRGFSQNKVFSVYNGIDFNKEINYVSRDEFFKNHGIKNTGNEIWIGIMGRLDPVKGQNIFLEGASKAYKKNKNLRFLLAGDGEERENLKKYARELGIEKATYFLGFINNPFDFFNAIDINTITSYSESFPYVILEGAKLKKPTISSDVGGIKDIIFHGKTGYLFKKGDSQELSNLMLKLASEKEDWSRLGNNLYEYVKNNFSTEIMAKRHIEIYKSIISSKF from the coding sequence ATGAAAGTATTACATTTAATTAGTGGTGGAGATACAGGTGGGGCTAAGACCCATGTAATAAATTTACTTAAAGAACTACAAAAACATATAGATATTGAATTAATCTGTTTTTTAGAAGGTGATTTTTCAAAAGAAGCTAGAAAACAAGGCATTAATATAAAAGTATACGAGCAAAAAAGCAGATTGGATTTTTCAGCAGTAAAAAAGCTTATAAACACTATAAATAGTGAAAAATTTGATATTATTCATAGTCATGGAGCGAGGGCTAATTTTATTTCTCTGCTTATAAAATTATTTTTAAGAAAAACAGTTATCACTACCATACATAGTGATTACAGATTAGATGATTTTATTGGAAGTCATTTAAAAAATGTGATTTTTAGGAATATAAATGCATTTTCGCTTAGATTTATGGATTATTATATAGGAGTTTCCGATAATTTTAAAGAAATGTTAATTAGCAGAGGTTTTTCACAGAACAAAGTTTTTTCAGTATACAATGGAATAGATTTTAATAAAGAAATAAATTATGTGAGTAGAGATGAATTTTTTAAAAATCATGGAATAAAAAATACGGGAAATGAGATATGGATTGGAATAATGGGGCGACTTGACCCTGTAAAAGGACAAAATATATTTTTAGAAGGAGCTTCAAAAGCTTACAAAAAAAATAAAAACTTAAGATTTTTATTAGCAGGAGATGGAGAAGAAAGAGAAAATTTAAAGAAATATGCAAGAGAATTGGGAATTGAAAAAGCAACTTACTTTTTAGGATTTATTAATAATCCATTTGATTTTTTTAATGCTATAGATATAAATACGATTACATCATATAGTGAAAGTTTTCCCTATGTGATACTTGAAGGAGCTAAGCTCAAAAAGCCGACTATCAGTTCAGATGTTGGAGGTATAAAGGATATAATATTTCATGGAAAGACAGGCTATTTATTTAAAAAGGGTGATAGTCAAGAGTTGAGTAATCTTATGTTAAAATTAGCTAGTGAAAAAGAAGATTGGAGCAGACTTGGAAACAATTTATATGAATATGTGAAAAATAATTTTTCAACTGAAATCATGGCTAAAAGACATATAGAAATATATAAAAGTATAATTAGCAGTAAATTTTAA
- a CDS encoding DUF4330 domain-containing protein codes for MRFVDDKGRLFGTVNLFDLLVILLIFALIGGAAYKFIYLDNKVALSESDITVTLWIEDVRKVTVDTINVGDVVREYDSNLLFGTIVDKEVKPHYEEVETSDGRVVNAKVDGKYDVYITLKCRGIVSDNAISIASKEVKIGGKIILKHKLYAVSTRAVKIITE; via the coding sequence ATGAGATTTGTAGATGATAAGGGAAGATTATTTGGAACAGTAAATTTATTTGATTTATTAGTAATTCTTTTAATATTTGCATTAATAGGTGGTGCGGCTTATAAATTTATTTATTTAGATAATAAAGTTGCATTAAGTGAATCCGATATTACAGTAACTTTGTGGATTGAAGATGTTAGGAAGGTAACGGTTGATACTATAAATGTAGGAGATGTAGTGAGAGAATATGACAGTAATTTATTATTTGGTACTATTGTAGACAAAGAAGTAAAGCCGCATTATGAAGAAGTAGAAACTTCAGATGGTAGAGTAGTAAATGCAAAAGTTGATGGGAAATATGACGTTTATATAACTTTAAAATGTAGAGGTATAGTTAGCGACAATGCAATATCTATAGCAAGTAAAGAAGTAAAAATAGGAGGAAAAATAATCCTAAAGCATAAACTATATGCAGTAAGTACTAGAGCAGTAAAAATTATTACAGAGTAA
- a CDS encoding O-antigen ligase family protein has protein sequence MNIILQRKKSILMVIFLSMIFAIALNILPTKASILVFLALMVLPVIALRSEIGVYLAVLMMPFINFKYISLLIFYSFGSFLVKTLYQKKKLKITKIDGPLLLFSLTILMSSVFSITLVQSIKELFYYISIILAVFMISKSFDKKKLNYLLLCFLLAAVLVSIIGIHQYMIGDMGHQSWVDKKVNPDLKARAYSTMDNPNILAEYLVIACSMGLVLFIDSKNFLRKVLVGIFTAVNVLCLLLTFSRGGWVGFAIAVLIIILFEENRLIPIGMLIGIISLFFLPEVVIDRIKSIGNLHDSSNAYRFLIWSAALKMFKDFWLSGVGLGYGAFIKAYPNYMLAGVKAAHAHNMYLQVAIETGILGLLTFLYSVLKAYGIGILNILKSNDKFFKRLSVASIGALSGLLFHGLVEHVLFDYRIVFAFWLIIGIIVASWNEKAVDS, from the coding sequence ATGAACATTATCTTACAAAGGAAAAAAAGTATTTTAATGGTAATTTTCTTAAGTATGATTTTTGCAATAGCTTTAAATATACTTCCTACTAAAGCAAGTATTTTGGTATTTTTGGCATTGATGGTATTACCTGTTATTGCATTAAGGTCGGAAATAGGAGTATATTTGGCAGTATTAATGATGCCTTTTATAAACTTTAAATACATTTCATTGTTGATTTTTTATAGTTTTGGCTCTTTCCTAGTTAAAACTTTATATCAAAAGAAAAAGTTAAAGATAACTAAAATAGATGGGCCATTATTGTTATTTTCATTAACAATTTTAATGTCTTCTGTATTTTCAATTACGTTAGTTCAAAGTATTAAAGAATTATTTTATTATATATCGATAATTTTAGCAGTATTTATGATTTCTAAAAGTTTTGATAAGAAAAAACTTAATTATTTACTTTTGTGTTTTTTGCTTGCAGCAGTATTAGTTTCAATTATAGGCATACATCAATATATGATAGGCGATATGGGTCATCAGTCTTGGGTTGATAAGAAAGTAAATCCAGATTTAAAGGCTAGAGCATATTCAACTATGGATAATCCTAATATTTTAGCTGAATATTTAGTTATTGCGTGTAGTATGGGGTTAGTTCTATTTATTGATAGTAAAAACTTTTTAAGAAAAGTGCTGGTAGGAATTTTTACAGCTGTAAATGTATTGTGTCTTCTTTTAACATTTTCAAGGGGTGGATGGGTAGGTTTTGCCATAGCTGTTTTAATAATAATACTTTTTGAAGAAAATAGATTAATTCCTATAGGTATGTTAATAGGTATAATATCTTTATTTTTCCTACCCGAAGTAGTAATTGATAGAATAAAAAGTATAGGAAATTTACATGACAGCTCCAATGCTTATAGATTTTTAATTTGGTCTGCGGCATTGAAAATGTTTAAAGATTTTTGGCTGAGTGGAGTAGGACTAGGTTATGGAGCATTTATAAAAGCATATCCTAATTATATGCTAGCAGGTGTAAAAGCTGCACATGCTCATAATATGTACTTACAAGTTGCAATAGAAACTGGTATTTTAGGATTATTAACATTTTTATACAGTGTTTTAAAAGCTTATGGAATAGGAATTTTAAATATTTTAAAATCTAATGATAAATTCTTTAAAAGATTATCTGTCGCTTCAATTGGAGCACTATCAGGACTTTTATTTCATGGATTAGTTGAACACGTTTTATTTGATTACAGAATAGTTTTTGCATTTTGGCTTATAATTGGAATTATTGTAGCTTCTTGGAACGAGAAAGCTGTTGACAGCTAA
- the csaB gene encoding polysaccharide pyruvyl transferase CsaB codes for MKKVFIFGYYGFKNIGDEAILSSIIKTIRDLNIPIEISALSYNVRYTEKIHNIKGIRRNNLKEILTTIKNSDLVISGGGSLLQDVTSSRSLIYYLGLIFLAKCFGKKVLFFSNGFGPVNKTINKYLVKHIVNKVDKIILRDYDSKDTMKDVGIKVDIEVTSDATYILEASPREKIDTILSDENIPRNRPIVAISVRSWNFSNDFIKVMANFSDYIVERGYTVLFVPMQIEKDTEISKKIIKKMKNNAYIIQREYTPQEILGIIGVSYILIGMRLHSLIFASIQNIPMMGIEYDPKIKSFLNMINQKNLGTPDELKLSFLCSEFDKLIKNYEHNLETVKSRSRILKNKTEANKKCLYKIISDI; via the coding sequence ATGAAAAAGGTTTTTATATTTGGATATTATGGGTTTAAAAATATTGGAGATGAAGCAATTTTATCTTCTATTATTAAAACTATAAGAGATTTAAATATTCCAATTGAAATATCAGCATTGTCTTATAATGTTAGATATACAGAAAAAATCCATAATATCAAGGGAATTAGGAGAAATAATTTAAAAGAAATATTGACCACGATAAAAAATAGCGACCTTGTAATAAGTGGAGGGGGTTCTTTACTGCAAGATGTAACTAGCAGTCGTTCACTTATATATTATTTAGGATTAATATTTTTAGCAAAATGTTTTGGGAAAAAAGTACTTTTTTTTAGTAATGGATTTGGACCTGTAAATAAAACTATAAATAAGTATTTAGTGAAACATATAGTTAACAAAGTTGATAAAATTATTTTGAGAGATTATGATTCTAAAGATACTATGAAAGATGTAGGGATTAAAGTTGATATTGAAGTGACGAGTGATGCAACATATATATTAGAGGCATCGCCTAGAGAGAAAATTGATACTATATTATCTGATGAAAACATTCCTAGAAACAGACCTATAGTAGCAATATCTGTGAGGTCATGGAATTTTTCAAATGATTTTATAAAGGTTATGGCAAACTTTTCAGATTATATAGTAGAAAGAGGGTATACTGTACTATTTGTTCCAATGCAGATAGAGAAGGATACTGAAATTTCCAAAAAGATTATTAAAAAAATGAAAAATAATGCTTATATAATTCAGAGAGAATATACTCCTCAGGAAATTTTAGGTATAATTGGTGTAAGTTATATTCTTATAGGAATGAGATTACATTCTCTAATATTTGCTTCAATACAAAATATTCCCATGATGGGTATAGAATATGACCCTAAAATAAAATCTTTTTTAAATATGATAAATCAGAAAAATCTAGGAACTCCAGATGAATTGAAGTTAAGTTTTCTCTGCAGTGAATTTGATAAATTAATTAAAAATTATGAGCACAATTTAGAAACAGTTAAAAGTAGGTCGAGGATTCTTAAAAATAAGACAGAGGCAAATAAAAAATGTTTATATAAAATAATTTCTGATATTTAA
- a CDS encoding WecB/TagA/CpsF family glycosyltransferase, translated as MRSTAEIFGVPIDKVTLEKAFNNFKMFMTDDKLSIITTPNTEIVMMANKDKELLEVLKNSNMNIPDGIGLIYASKIHNLEIPERVTGVDFMRKILEYCNDINGSIFILGGKPGVAQKACENIKKRFKNIEIKGFEHGYFNSEEEQIIIEKINKANPDVLFVALGAPRQEKWIYKNRKRLNVKVAIGVGGSVDIWAGTAKRAPVIYQKLGLEWFYRLLKEPWRYKRMTSLPKFMLKVILSRDITKPKN; from the coding sequence ATGAGAAGTACAGCAGAAATATTTGGTGTGCCGATAGATAAGGTTACTTTAGAAAAAGCTTTTAATAACTTTAAAATGTTTATGACAGATGATAAGCTTTCAATAATTACTACTCCAAATACTGAAATAGTAATGATGGCAAATAAGGATAAAGAACTTTTAGAAGTTCTTAAAAATTCAAATATGAATATACCTGATGGAATTGGACTTATATATGCTTCTAAAATACATAATCTTGAGATACCTGAAAGGGTAACAGGTGTGGATTTTATGAGGAAAATATTAGAATATTGTAATGATATAAATGGTTCTATATTCATTTTAGGAGGAAAACCGGGTGTTGCTCAAAAAGCATGTGAAAATATAAAAAAAAGATTTAAAAATATTGAAATAAAAGGGTTTGAACATGGATATTTTAATAGTGAGGAAGAACAAATTATTATAGAGAAAATAAATAAAGCTAATCCAGATGTATTATTTGTAGCTCTTGGAGCGCCAAGACAAGAAAAATGGATATATAAAAATAGAAAAAGATTAAATGTAAAAGTTGCAATAGGTGTGGGAGGAAGCGTTGATATATGGGCTGGAACAGCAAAGAGGGCACCAGTGATTTATCAAAAACTAGGATTAGAATGGTTTTATAGATTATTGAAAGAGCCTTGGAGATATAAAAGAATGACATCACTTCCTAAATTTATGTTAAAGGTAATATTAAGCAGAGATATTACTAAACCTAAAAACTAA
- a CDS encoding YitT family protein: protein MKKIKKSSLMDYMGITFGTFLMAASLVLFLEPNTIAPGGVTGLAIVIQKISGIPIDVTNLAINIPLFIIGIITLGAAFGMKTVYGIFFLSFFIRILIIFLGKNINATEDLLLASIYGGVLMGIGLGFVFKSKATTGGTDLAGTILHKYIPNLSIAKLMMMIDLIIIATAGIVDKNIETSLYSIIALYVIVKVADFIVEGLNYAKAFQIITDYPEEISSEIISKLNRGVTALKGKGMYTGKEKDVLLCVVDRAQVSKLKEIVHNIDKKAFIMVSTIHEVLGEGFTEINK from the coding sequence ATGAAAAAGATAAAAAAGTCATCATTAATGGATTATATGGGAATTACATTTGGGACATTTTTAATGGCTGCAAGTCTTGTATTATTTTTAGAGCCAAATACTATTGCACCCGGGGGTGTAACTGGACTAGCTATAGTTATTCAAAAGATAAGTGGAATACCAATAGATGTTACAAATTTAGCTATCAATATTCCATTATTTATAATAGGCATTATAACTTTAGGTGCAGCCTTCGGGATGAAAACTGTATATGGGATTTTTTTTCTTTCATTTTTTATCAGAATTTTAATTATATTTTTAGGAAAAAATATTAATGCTACTGAGGATTTGCTTTTAGCTTCAATTTACGGTGGAGTATTGATGGGCATAGGGCTTGGATTTGTTTTTAAGAGTAAGGCTACTACAGGTGGAACAGACTTAGCTGGAACAATTTTGCATAAATATATACCAAATCTAAGTATTGCCAAATTAATGATGATGATAGACCTTATCATTATAGCAACAGCTGGAATAGTAGATAAAAATATAGAAACTTCATTATATTCGATAATTGCTTTATATGTAATAGTAAAGGTTGCAGATTTTATAGTTGAAGGATTGAATTATGCAAAGGCATTTCAAATAATTACAGACTATCCTGAAGAGATAAGTAGTGAAATAATAAGTAAATTAAATAGAGGGGTTACAGCTTTAAAGGGTAAGGGAATGTATACAGGCAAAGAAAAAGATGTTCTGCTTTGTGTTGTAGATAGAGCTCAAGTTTCCAAATTAAAAGAAATAGTACATAACATAGATAAAAAGGCATTTATAATGGTGTCAACTATTCATGAAGTACTTGGTGAAGGATTTACAGAAATAAACAAATAA